Proteins from one Gottschalkia purinilytica genomic window:
- a CDS encoding CRISPR-associated endoribonuclease Cas6 gives MCFYQLTNTIFLKKDVHYIKVGEVIGQSISRLMLEDDYLKKLHKERCYKFCYDIFYPIEKGDKVYKAGKVYIFNIRSFNKEFISKIKTLLRRLDDEYIKVLSIEEKEIKRRHITKIYTRTPVITTVEGKPWIAGEDDLLLLQDRLQKNLEKKYNQIFNEEIKINHSFIQRINILNKKPIASLYKNIKLLGNKLEIYVNEDEDSQKLAHIAAGIGLGEKSSAIGGGFCHIHYLK, from the coding sequence ATGTGCTTTTATCAATTAACTAATACAATCTTCCTAAAAAAAGATGTACATTATATTAAAGTTGGTGAAGTTATAGGACAATCTATAAGTAGACTCATGTTAGAAGACGATTATTTAAAAAAACTACATAAAGAAAGATGTTATAAGTTTTGTTATGACATCTTTTATCCTATAGAAAAAGGAGATAAAGTTTATAAAGCAGGAAAAGTATATATTTTTAATATAAGAAGTTTTAATAAAGAATTTATATCTAAAATAAAAACTTTACTTAGAAGATTAGATGATGAATACATAAAAGTATTATCTATAGAAGAAAAAGAAATAAAACGACGCCATATAACTAAGATATATACTAGAACACCAGTGATAACTACAGTTGAAGGTAAACCATGGATCGCAGGAGAAGATGATTTGCTATTGCTTCAAGATAGGCTACAGAAAAATCTCGAAAAAAAGTATAATCAAATTTTTAATGAAGAAATAAAAATTAATCACAGCTTTATACAAAGAATAAATATTTTGAATAAGAAACCTATAGCAAGTCTATATAAAAATATTAAGCTTTTAGGGAATAAGCTAGAGATATATGTAAATGAAGATGAAGATTCTCAAAAACTAGCACATATTGCAGCTGGAATAGGACTTGGAGAAAAATCAAGTGCGATAGGTGGGGGGTTCTGCCATATACATTATTTAAAGTAA
- the ileS gene encoding isoleucine--tRNA ligase, protein MEKFKELSNLSVSENEKELSKFWDEIDILKKSIENREGAKPFVFYEGPPTANGRPGIHHVIARTLKDSVCRYKTMKGYQVKRKAGWDTHGLPVEIEVEKELKLKDKHDIENYGIDKFNEKCRESVFKYEGLWREMTRRMAYAIDLDNPYITLDNNYIESVWWILNKFFKEGYIYEGHKILPYCSRCGTGLASHEVAQGYEEVKTNTVIVKFKRKDADEYFLVWTTTPWTLASNVALTVSPEATYLKVKSEGTVYYVEKTLSKKVFGDQEFEVLEEMKGKDLEYIEYEQLMPFVKADKKAFFVTVADYVTTEDGTGIVHTAPAFGEDDYNTGRRYDLPVLQPVNEDGKYIDTPWKGMFVMDADIDIIKWLHGEGKLFKKEKIAHNYPHCWRCKTPLLYYAKPSWYIEMTKLKDKLIENNNSVEWYPDYVGEKRFGNWLENLNDWAVSRSRYWGTPLNIWRCECGHLESIGSRKELAEKAIENIDENIELHRPYVDEVHIKCDKCGSQMTRVKDVIDCWFDSGSVPFAQHHYPFENKEVFEELFPADFICEGIDQTRGWFYSLLAISTFVTGKSPYKRVLVNDLILDKEGKKMSKSKGNTVDPFELFDKYGADALRWYLLYVSPAWTPTRFDEDGLKEVVSKFFGTIKNVYNFFTLYANTDNVNPKDFYVQIENRPELDRWIISKYNSLLRDVETELKAFDLTKVVRKIQDFVNEDLSNWYIRRSRRRFWESELTEDKKAVYNTTYEILVGISKMIAPFAPYISEELYTKLTGELSVHLSDYPVLDESLINKNIEEKMDLVRDLVGLGRASREAEKIKVRQPIQKVLIDGKYESIISDLVPLIKEELNVKEVVFAKDLKEYMDFNLKPNFREAGPKLGSKIKIFGKALQSLDASSAVPKLENGETITLDLDGENFEITKDFVMINIIAKEGFNVAMENNLFVILDTTLTEELLNEGYAREFISKVQQMRKNNGYEMMDNINIYFNGNDDITKAVEAYSDYIKQETLAINIEKVSDDNLEKHNLNGHDTGIKLEKVNN, encoded by the coding sequence ATGGAAAAATTTAAAGAACTATCCAACTTATCAGTCAGTGAAAATGAAAAAGAATTATCAAAATTCTGGGACGAAATAGATATATTGAAGAAGAGTATAGAAAATAGAGAGGGAGCAAAGCCATTTGTATTCTATGAAGGACCACCTACAGCTAATGGTAGACCTGGAATACATCATGTTATAGCCAGAACTTTAAAAGACTCAGTATGTAGATATAAAACTATGAAAGGCTATCAGGTAAAAAGAAAAGCTGGATGGGATACTCATGGATTACCTGTAGAAATAGAAGTAGAAAAAGAGCTTAAGTTAAAAGATAAACATGATATTGAGAATTATGGAATAGATAAATTCAATGAAAAATGTAGAGAATCTGTATTTAAGTATGAAGGCCTCTGGAGAGAAATGACTAGACGTATGGCTTATGCCATAGATCTAGATAACCCATATATAACACTTGATAATAACTATATTGAATCAGTTTGGTGGATATTAAATAAATTCTTTAAAGAAGGATATATTTATGAAGGTCATAAAATATTACCATACTGTTCAAGATGTGGTACAGGACTTGCTTCACATGAGGTTGCTCAAGGTTATGAAGAAGTAAAAACAAATACAGTTATAGTTAAATTCAAAAGAAAAGATGCGGATGAATACTTCTTAGTTTGGACAACAACTCCTTGGACATTAGCTTCAAATGTTGCATTAACTGTAAGTCCAGAAGCAACATATTTGAAAGTGAAATCAGAAGGAACAGTTTATTATGTAGAAAAAACACTATCTAAAAAAGTATTTGGAGATCAAGAATTTGAAGTATTAGAAGAAATGAAAGGTAAAGATTTAGAATATATTGAATATGAACAACTTATGCCTTTTGTCAAAGCAGATAAAAAAGCATTCTTTGTAACGGTTGCAGATTATGTAACAACAGAAGATGGTACAGGTATAGTTCATACAGCACCGGCATTTGGTGAAGATGACTACAACACAGGAAGAAGATATGATTTACCTGTATTACAACCAGTTAATGAAGATGGTAAATATATAGATACTCCTTGGAAAGGCATGTTTGTAATGGATGCTGATATAGACATTATAAAATGGTTACATGGAGAAGGAAAATTATTTAAGAAAGAAAAAATTGCTCATAATTATCCTCATTGTTGGAGATGTAAAACACCACTTTTATACTATGCAAAACCAAGTTGGTATATAGAAATGACAAAACTAAAAGATAAACTAATAGAAAATAATAATTCTGTAGAGTGGTATCCAGATTATGTAGGAGAAAAGAGATTTGGTAACTGGTTAGAAAACTTAAATGATTGGGCTGTATCTAGAAGTAGATATTGGGGAACTCCTCTTAATATCTGGAGATGTGAGTGTGGTCATTTAGAAAGTATAGGATCAAGAAAAGAACTAGCAGAAAAAGCTATAGAAAATATAGATGAAAATATAGAGTTACACAGACCTTATGTTGATGAAGTACACATTAAATGTGATAAATGTGGTAGTCAAATGACAAGAGTTAAAGATGTTATAGACTGTTGGTTCGATAGCGGATCTGTGCCATTTGCTCAACATCATTATCCATTTGAAAATAAAGAAGTATTTGAAGAATTATTCCCAGCCGACTTTATATGTGAAGGAATAGACCAAACGAGAGGATGGTTCTATTCACTATTAGCAATTTCAACATTTGTTACTGGAAAGTCACCATATAAGAGAGTATTAGTAAACGACCTTATCTTAGATAAAGAAGGAAAGAAAATGTCTAAGTCAAAAGGAAATACTGTTGATCCATTTGAACTGTTTGATAAGTATGGAGCAGATGCATTAAGATGGTATCTATTATACGTATCTCCAGCATGGACTCCAACTAGATTTGATGAAGATGGATTAAAAGAAGTTGTAAGTAAGTTCTTTGGAACTATTAAAAATGTATATAACTTCTTTACACTATATGCTAATACAGATAACGTAAATCCTAAAGATTTTTACGTACAAATAGAAAATAGACCAGAACTAGATAGATGGATAATATCTAAATACAATAGTTTATTAAGAGATGTTGAAACTGAATTAAAAGCTTTTGATCTGACTAAAGTTGTTAGAAAGATACAAGATTTTGTAAATGAAGATTTATCCAACTGGTATATAAGACGTTCAAGAAGACGTTTCTGGGAGTCAGAATTAACTGAAGATAAAAAAGCAGTTTATAATACAACATATGAAATATTAGTGGGAATCTCTAAAATGATAGCTCCATTTGCACCATATATTTCAGAAGAATTATATACAAAATTAACTGGAGAATTATCTGTTCATTTAAGTGATTATCCAGTATTAGATGAAAGCTTAATAAATAAAAATATAGAAGAAAAAATGGATCTTGTAAGAGATCTAGTAGGACTTGGTAGAGCTTCAAGAGAAGCAGAAAAGATAAAAGTACGTCAGCCAATACAGAAAGTACTAATAGATGGTAAGTATGAGAGTATCATTTCAGATTTAGTACCACTTATTAAAGAAGAACTAAATGTTAAAGAAGTGGTATTTGCTAAAGACTTAAAAGAATATATGGACTTTAATCTAAAACCAAACTTTAGAGAAGCTGGACCTAAGCTAGGATCAAAAATTAAGATATTTGGAAAAGCATTGCAAAGCTTAGATGCATCATCAGCAGTACCAAAATTAGAAAATGGAGAAACTATAACTCTTGATCTTGATGGAGAAAATTTTGAAATTACAAAAGACTTTGTAATGATAAATATAATCGCCAAAGAAGGATTCAATGTTGCTATGGAAAATAACTTATTTGTTATTTTAGATACAACTTTGACAGAAGAACTATTAAATGAAGGATATGCAAGAGAATTCATATCTAAGGTACAACAGATGAGAAAAAATAACGGATACGAAATGATGGATAACATAAACATTTACTTTAATGGAAATGATGATATAACTAAAGCAGTAGAAGCTTATAGTGATTATATAAAACAAGAAACATTAGCAATAAATATAGAAAAAGTTTCAGATGATAATTTAGAAAAACACAACTTAAATGGACATGATACAGGAATAAAGTTAGAAAAAGTGAATAACTAA
- a CDS encoding HAD family hydrolase: MGGKNIAAFFDIDGTIYRNSLMIEHFKKLIKYEVIDPAIWHNQVKHTYLEWERRYADFEVYLEELAEIYVEQLKGVNKSYIEFIANQVISLNGDKVYKYSRDRIKYHKEKGHNIFFISGSPDFLVSRMAEKYEVTEYRASIYEVDENNNFTGKLKPMWQSERKHLAINELLEKYNVDLENSFAYGDTTGDYSMLKLVGNPIVINPNKELFYMIKDDKELSERIKIMVERKNIIYKLSPSVEIL, from the coding sequence GTGGGGGGAAAAAATATAGCAGCTTTTTTTGATATTGATGGAACCATTTATAGAAATTCGCTTATGATTGAACATTTTAAAAAGCTCATAAAATATGAGGTTATAGATCCAGCAATATGGCATAATCAAGTTAAGCATACGTATTTAGAATGGGAAAGAAGATATGCAGATTTTGAAGTATATCTAGAAGAACTTGCTGAAATATATGTTGAACAATTAAAAGGAGTGAATAAATCTTATATTGAATTTATAGCAAATCAAGTTATAAGTTTAAATGGAGATAAAGTATATAAATATTCAAGGGATAGGATAAAATATCATAAGGAAAAGGGCCATAATATATTCTTTATATCAGGAAGTCCAGATTTTCTAGTATCAAGAATGGCTGAAAAGTATGAAGTTACAGAGTATAGGGCATCTATTTATGAAGTAGATGAGAATAATAACTTTACTGGTAAATTAAAGCCTATGTGGCAGTCTGAAAGAAAACATTTGGCAATAAACGAATTATTAGAAAAATATAATGTAGATTTGGAAAACAGTTTTGCGTATGGAGATACTACAGGAGATTACTCAATGTTAAAATTAGTAGGAAATCCAATAGTTATAAATCCTAATAAAGAATTATTCTATATGATAAAAGATGATAAAGAACTATCAGAGCGAATAAAAATAATGGTTGAAAGAAAGAATATAATATATAAATTGTCTCCTAGTGTAGAAATACTTTGA
- a CDS encoding GNAT family N-acetyltransferase gives MIIGERIRLRGIERKDLELACRYMNDPDVILNLWTMIPYPMTMEKEEKWFEEQNKNNNIYNFAIETINESKYIGGCGINNLDWNNSTATVGIYIGDKNYRSKGYGTEAMKLLLDFIFNQINVNRVELYVFSFNERAIKSYKKNGFVEEGRLRQRLFRNGKFHDEIVMSVLREEYFKDKK, from the coding sequence ATGATAATAGGAGAACGAATTAGGTTAAGAGGGATAGAAAGAAAAGATTTAGAACTTGCTTGTAGGTATATGAATGATCCAGATGTAATACTAAACTTATGGACTATGATACCTTATCCTATGACTATGGAAAAAGAAGAAAAGTGGTTTGAAGAACAAAATAAAAACAATAATATATATAACTTTGCTATAGAAACTATAAATGAGAGTAAATACATAGGTGGATGTGGCATAAATAATTTAGATTGGAATAATAGTACGGCTACTGTAGGGATTTATATAGGAGATAAGAATTACAGAAGTAAGGGTTACGGTACTGAAGCGATGAAGTTATTATTAGACTTCATATTTAACCAAATTAATGTAAATAGAGTAGAACTATATGTTTTTTCTTTTAATGAAAGAGCTATTAAATCATATAAGAAGAATGGATTTGTAGAAGAAGGAAGACTTCGTCAAAGGTTATTTAGAAATGGAAAGTTTCATGATGAAATAGTAATGTCAGTACTACGAGAGGAATATTTCAAAGACAAAAAATAG